In the genome of Cyanobacteriota bacterium, the window TAAGCCACGTCGCAAGTTTGATCGTGAGAACAACACGTCACTATCAATATTAGTCAGCCAAACTCCTCGGAGTTCGCGGTTAGGGATGCTGGTTTGGCTATAGCCCATGGGCTGCTGCAACAATCCCAGCATGAATAACAGGATTATGCTCAGCAGTAACCAGTGCCATCGCGATCGCAGCTCATTCATCAACCAAACCGATAATGTTTCTTCACTGGGCTAGTAATTTGCCAAGTGCAAGACATCCCCGCTGGAAATGTCACCAAATCACCCTTGCCAATGTGCACTGGCTCTCCAGAGGTGGGCGTAACGACAACATCCCCTTCCAGAAAATAGCAAGTTTCTGGCTCATCGTAGCTCCAGGGAAACTCTGAAACTTCCTTAGTCCAGATGGGCCAGCTAGCAATCCCTAACTGCTGCAAACGCTCTGGTGTAGGTTGTCGTTCAATTGAAATCTCCATACTATTAACTGTCCTCCTGCAACTGTAGGGGTTCAACG includes:
- a CDS encoding glycoside hydrolase family 10 protein, producing MNELRSRWHWLLLSIILLFMLGLLQQPMGYSQTSIPNRELRGVWLTNIDSDVLFSRSNLRRGL
- a CDS encoding cupin domain-containing protein, giving the protein MEISIERQPTPERLQQLGIASWPIWTKEVSEFPWSYDEPETCYFLEGDVVVTPTSGEPVHIGKGDLVTFPAGMSCTWQITSPVKKHYRFG